The Rhodobacter sp. genome segment CCAGCGGCAGGTCTCGTCGCCTCCGATCGCCAGCGCGCGGCAGTCCGACGCGTCGGTGCCCGGCTGGCAGGCGCCCGTGCCGCCAAAGTTGATGTCGTCGCATTCGCGGTCGTTCGCCCAGCGGCAGGTGTCGCTGCCCAGGGACGCCCGGACGCCTTGCGGGACGGCCTCCATCAGCCGCTGCCAGGCCGAGGCCTCGGCCCGGCAATCGTTGGCGTCGGTGCCGTTCTCGCAGGCGCCCGTTCCGCCGTAGCGCGGCTCGTCGCATTCGTTGTCATTCGCCCAGCGGCAGGTGTTGGCCTGCGCCAGGACCGGGCTTGCCGGCAACGCAGTGGACAGGGCCAGCACGATCGCGGCCAGTCGGATCACGGAAAAACGCATCGCAGTCCCCCCCCGGGAAAAGGAATGGTCGAAATGCCGCCCCCGGGGACGGTTGGTTCCCCGGGGGCGGTGTCAGCCGGTTCAGTGTTCGCGGTCCATCACCCATTGCGGCGAGGCGATGGTGACGCCCAGCGTCGCCATGCCGCCGGTGCCGCTGTAGCTGCCGGCAAAGACCGCATAGGCCCCGGGCATCGGCGCGGGGATCATCACGCCGGGGTTCAGCTGCTCGAAATCGTCGTTGCAATAGAGATGCCCGTCAGGCCCCGCGACGACCAGCGTGCCGTCGCCGTCCGAGACCATGTAGATCATCAGTTGCGGCAGACCCTCGGCGGCGTCGATGACGACATCGGGCTGGCCGGGGGTGATGAAGCCCGCGCAGCCGTCACCCATGCCGAACGCCTCGGTCTGGCTGGGCTGGATGTCGAAGATCAGGCGCGGGTCGAACCGCGTCCCGGGGCCGTAGTCGATTCGCGCCACAGCCGGCTCGGCGGTGGTGTTCAGCGACGCGGGCGCCATGAACCCGCCCCCCGGCGTGGTCGATTGCCAGTTGGGCGACCCGATCGAGGCATAGAGATTGTAAAGCCCGCTTGCTCCCTGGTTGTAGGCGCCGACAAAGACCAGATAGTCGCCGCCCTGCGCGTTGGTGAAGCCGACGGCGGGGTTCAGTTCCGACGCGTCGTCGTTGCAGCTCCAGCTGCCGTCGGGGGCACGCACCGCCAACACCAGATCGTCCTGCGACCGGGCATAGATCGACAGCGTCGGCTGGGGTCCGTCCATATGCATCACCAGGTCGGGGGCCGACAGATCGGTGAAACCGGGGCAGAAGCCGCCGACGGGCAGGGCCTCCATCGGGTCGTTGGCGCTGACCGGGGCGGTGGCCAGCAACTGGCCCTGGCCGGCGGCACCCGGGTCGAACGCCACGCGGCCCGCGCGCGGCTCGGCCTCGAGGTTCAGGATCGCGTTGGTGAAGGCCGGCGCGCCCTGCGAGGTGAACAGGTCATAGCGTCCGTCGCCACCCTGGGAATAGCCGCCGACAAAGATCTGGTAATCGCCCGCCGGCGCGGCGTCCAGGGTCACGCCGGGGTTCAGCTGATAGGCATCGTCGTTGCACGTCACGCGGCCCGAGGGGTCCACGACCGCCAGCGTCAGATCGCGGTCGGACAGCGCGAAGATGCTGAACCGGTCGCTGGCCTGGTCCAGGGTCAGGACCGCGTCGGCGGCGTCAAAACGCCCGAACCCCGCGCAATACTCGGTGCTCAGGGGCCGCATTTCGCTTTCTGCGAACAGCGTGCCGCCGCTGACCAGGGTCTGGCGTCCGGTCTCGGCGCTGGCGGCAAAGACGAAGCGGCCCGCGCGCGGCTCGCCCAAACGGGCGATGTCCAGCCCGAACAGCTCGATCGGGGACACGGGCCGATCCGAGGCGAAGAGCCGCGCATCGACCTGTGCGCCCTCGTCCGCGCCCAGCCAGACCGTATAGCGCCCGGCGCCGGCGTTGCTGAGCGCGCTGGCGGCAAAGCCCTGGTCATCGGCCAGAGCGCAGCGATACAGCCCGTCCGGGGTGCCCAGCACCATGCTGCGCAGACCGTCTCCGGCGGCGGTGAAGTTCAGCTGTGCCATGGCGGCGGTCAGCTCGAATGGCACGCCGTCGCCTTCGGCCATGATCGACCCCTGGCAGCCGCGCACATAGCTGGACGCGGGTTCGCTGACCGGGCCCTGCACATGGGCACCGACGCGAACGGGGGTGTATTCGTCAGCCGCCGGGCCGACCTCGATCGCGAATCCGGCCTGCTGGGCCAGGGCGCCGACCGGCAGCATCAGGGCCGCCACGGCGGTGGTCATGGTCAAATGGCTTCGCGCAAAACGCATGTCTTCAATCCTCTTGGCAGCGGGCAAGTGCCAGCGGCAAAGACCTTGCATCCTGTGGCGGGCGGGCGTCAATCACCTTGCAGGAACCTCACGGCAAGGTGCGCGCCCGGTGAACGGGCCGTTGCCGCGCGGGCTGCGCGCCGAACGGGGGATGGAAGCGACCGCGGCGGTGTTGTAAGGACGGTCAGACATCACACGACCCCCAAGGACTGTCGGACATGGCGCGCATTCTCATCACCTCGGCCCTTCCGTATATCAACGGGATCAAGCATCTGGGCAATCTGGTCGGCAGCCAGTTGCCGGCCGATCTCTATGCCCGGTTCATGCGCGCGCGCGGGCACGAGGTGATGTTCCTGTGCGCCACCGACGAACACGGCACCCCGGCCGAACTGGCCGCGGCAAAGGCGCGCAAGCCGGTGGCCGACTACTGCGCCGAGATGCACGAGGTCCAGGCCGAACTGGCCCGCGGCTTCCGGCTGTCCTTCGATCATTTCGGCCGTTCGTCCAGCCCGGAGAACCACCGGCTGACCCAGCATCTGGCCGGCCGGCTCAAGGCCGCGGGTCTGATCTCGGAGGTCAGCGAGAAGCAAGTCTATTCCAACGCAGACGGCCGCTTTCTGCCCGACCGCTATATCGAGGGGACCTGTCCCAACTGCGGCTACGATCGCGCGCGCGGTGACCAGTGCGAGAACTGCACCAAGCAGCTCGATCCGACCGACCTGATCGACCCGCGCTCGGCGATCTCGGGCTCGACCGATCTCGAGGTGCGCGAGACCAAGCACCTGTTCCTGCGCCAGAAGGCCATGCGCGACCAGTTGCGCGCCTGGATCCAGTCGAAAACCGACTGGCCGGTGCTGACCACCTCGATCGCGCTGAAATGGCTCGATGACGGCGACGGGTTGCAGGACCGGGGTATTACCCGCGATCTGGATTGGGGCATCGCGGTGAAAGACGGCGGGCGCGACTGGCCGGGGATGGAAGGCAAGGTCTTCTACGTCTGGTTCGACGCGCCGATCGAATACATCAGCGCGACGGCCGAATGGGCGCACGCCCGGGGACTGGGCGACGAGGCCTGGGAACGCTGGTGGCGCGAGGACAAGGGCGCCGCGGATGTCCGCTATGTCGAGTTCATGGGCAAGGACAACGTGCCGTTCCACACGCTCAGCTTTCCCGCGACGCTGATGGGGGCGAATTTCGACGGGTCCGAACCGTGGAAACTGGTCGATTACATCAAGTCGTTCAACTATCTGAACTACGACGGCGGGCAGTTCTCGACCTCGCAGGGGCGGGGCGTGTTCATGGATCAGGCGCTGTCGATCCTGCCCGCCGACTATTGGCGGTGGTGGTTGCTCAGCCACGCGCCGGAATCGTCGGACAGCGAATTCACCTGGGAGAATTTCCAGGCCTCGGTCAACAAGGACCTGGCCGATGTGCTGGGCAACCTGGTGTCGCGGGTGACGAAGTTCTGCCGCTCGAAATTTGGCGAAGTGGTGCCCGAGGGCGGCGCCCCCGGCCCGCGCGAGGACAAGCTGATCGCCGATCTGTCCGAGAAGCTGCGCAGCTACGAACACCTCATGCAGGCGATGGAGGTCCGCAAGTCGGCCGCCGAACTGCGCGCCCTGTGGGTGCTGGGCAACGAATACCTGCAAGAGGCCGCGCCCTGGTCCACCTTCAAGACCGACCCAGACACCGCCGCCGCCCAGGTGCGCCTGGCGCTGAACCTGATCCGCCTCTATGCCGTGGTCTCGCAACCGTTCATTCCCGATGCGGCGCAGGCGATGATGGCGGCGATGGGGTCCGACGACTGGTCCTGGCCCGATGATGTGGCGCAGGGGCTGGGCACGCTGCAAGCGGGTCACGGCTTTGCCACGCCCGAGGTCCTGTTCGCCAAGATCACCGACGAGCAGCGCGAGGACTGGCAGACCCGCTTTGCCGGCGTGCGGACCTGACGCGCCCTGGCGGTTGACCCGAATCACCCGATGACCGACCCTTGCCCCGCCCGCTGATTTTGGCGGGGTA includes the following:
- a CDS encoding methionine--tRNA ligase; protein product: MARILITSALPYINGIKHLGNLVGSQLPADLYARFMRARGHEVMFLCATDEHGTPAELAAAKARKPVADYCAEMHEVQAELARGFRLSFDHFGRSSSPENHRLTQHLAGRLKAAGLISEVSEKQVYSNADGRFLPDRYIEGTCPNCGYDRARGDQCENCTKQLDPTDLIDPRSAISGSTDLEVRETKHLFLRQKAMRDQLRAWIQSKTDWPVLTTSIALKWLDDGDGLQDRGITRDLDWGIAVKDGGRDWPGMEGKVFYVWFDAPIEYISATAEWAHARGLGDEAWERWWREDKGAADVRYVEFMGKDNVPFHTLSFPATLMGANFDGSEPWKLVDYIKSFNYLNYDGGQFSTSQGRGVFMDQALSILPADYWRWWLLSHAPESSDSEFTWENFQASVNKDLADVLGNLVSRVTKFCRSKFGEVVPEGGAPGPREDKLIADLSEKLRSYEHLMQAMEVRKSAAELRALWVLGNEYLQEAAPWSTFKTDPDTAAAQVRLALNLIRLYAVVSQPFIPDAAQAMMAAMGSDDWSWPDDVAQGLGTLQAGHGFATPEVLFAKITDEQREDWQTRFAGVRT